Within the Longimicrobiales bacterium genome, the region CTGCGGTCGCCGCCATCGCGGCTGCCTCGCTCACATGCTCCCCCGTGTACGTGCTGCGGGCGGGGTACGAGGAGGCCAGGATCCTGAGCCGTCGCCGGCCGATCAGCGACGTGATCCAGGATGCCGACACGCGCGACGTGACCCGCGACAAGCTCAGGCTCGTGCTCCGGGCGCGCAACTACGCGGCACGCGTCCTCGACCTCGATGCCGGGGACAGCTTCACCACGTACTCGTGGGTCGACAGCGATACGCTGCTGCTCGTCCTGTCGGCGGCACGCAAGGATCGCTTCGAGCCGTACACGTGGTGGTTTCCCATCGTGGGGCGGGTTCCCTACAAGGGCTACTTCGACTTCGAGGAGGCCCACGAGCAGGCACGTCGGCTGGACGCGCGGGGCTACGACACCCATGTGCGCCCCAGTGCGGCGTTCAGCACCCTCGGCTGGTTCAATGATCCGGTCCTGAATACCGTCCTGCGCTACGGCGACATCGACCTCGCCCAGACCGTCATACACGAGCTGACCCACAACACGATCTACATCGGCGGCCAGGCGGGCTTCAACGAGAGCTTCGCGACATTCGTCGGTGACCGCGGGGCCGCCGCCTTCTTCTGCGACCTGGAGGGGCCGGACAGCGAACCCTGCAGGGTCGCCACAGACGCCTGGCACGACACGATGCGCTTTGGCGCGTTCCTCCAGCAGCTCGTCGATCGGCTCGAAGCGCTGTACGCGCAGGAGCTGCCGCTCGACACGGTGCTCGTGCGACGCAGCGCGATCTACCAGCAGGCGCAGGAGCAGTGGCAGCGCACCCATGTACCTGCGCTCAGGACCGGCGCGTTTGCCGGGTATTTCGATCGGCCGCTCAACAACGCCGTGCTGATCGGGGCGCGACTCTATTACCAGCGATTGGACCTGTTCGAGGCCGTGTACCAGCACTATGGCCGGGACCTGCGACAGGCGGCGCGTGCGATCGAGGACGCGGCACGCTCGCGCGAGGACGATCCCTTCGCGGCGGTCGAGGCGCTGCTGGCAGCACCCGGCGGCGTGCCGTAGCGGCTGGACCGCGGCTCGCGTCCCCCTTGGCGCACGGCCTATATTTCCCGATTCACTCGCGTCCCTCGAACGACTGCAGCATGACGACGGAAGCCCGGACCGGCTACCAGCCGGCAGAGATCGAGCAGAAGTGGCAGGCACACTGGGCCGAGCGCGGCACCAACTCGCTGACCGACGAGCGACTGCGCACGGCCGAGCGGCCGTTCTACAACCTGATGATGTTCCCGTACCCGTCCGCCGAAGGGCTCCATGTCGGGAACATGTACGCGTTCACGGGCGCGGACATCTACGGGCGCTGGAAGCGCCTGCTCGGCGAGGACGTGTTCGAGCCGATCGGCTTCGATGCGTTCGGCATCCACTCGGAGAACTTCGCGCTCAAGCAGGGCACGCATCCGATGGAGCTCATTCCGAGCAACATCCGGAACTTCACGCGCCAGCTCCAGCGCATCGGTGCGATGTACGACTGGAACCACACCGTCGACACGACGGCGCCGGAATACTACCGCTGGACACAGTGGATCTTCCTGCAGCTCTACGAGATGGGGCTCGCCGAGAAGAAGGAGGCACCGGTCAACTGGTGCCCGTCGTGCAAGACCGTGCTCGCCAATGAGCAGGTGATCGCCGGCGCGTGCGAGCGCTGCGGCACACCCGTGGAGACGCGTACGCTCTCGCAGTGGTTCTTCCGCATCACGAAGTTCGCGCAGCGACTGCTCGACAACCTGAGCTGGATCGACTGGTCGGAAACGACGAAGAAGGCCCAGGAGAACTGGATCGGTCGCAGCGAGGGCGCGCTCGTCCACTTCCCGGTTGCACGCGCGAAGGTGGCGGAGGACCGGCATGCCGCGGCGGAGCTGCAGCCGGACCGGAACCGCATCAGCGTATTCACGACCCGGCCCGACACGATCTTCGGCGCGACGTTCATGGTGCTCGCACCCGAGCACCCGCTCGTCGAGCGGCTGACGAGCGACGCGCAGCGCGCCGAGGTCGAAGCATACCGTGCGCACGCCGGCTCGCTCGACCTCGTCAGCCGTCGCAAGGCGGACGAGAAGGAGAAGACCGGCGTCTTCACGGGCGGCCACTGCATCAATCCGGCTACGGGCAAGGAGATCCCCGTCTGGATCGCCGATTACGTGCTGATGGAGTACGGCACCGGTGCGATCATGGCCGTGCCCGGCCACGACGAGCGCGACTTCGAGTTCGCGACCAAGTTCGAGCTGCCGATCGTGCGCGTGGTCGCTGCGCGCGAGAGCGACGCGGGTGTGCCGCTGGAGGAGGCGTACGTCGACGACGGCGTGCTCGTGAACTCCGGTGACTTCGACGGCATGGACGTCCAGCGTGCAAAGCAGGCAGTCACGGCGTGGCTCGCGGAGCGACAGGTCGCCGAGGCGCGCGTGCAGTACCGCCTGCACGACTGGTGCATCTCGCGCCAGCGCTACTGGGGACCGCCGATCCCGATCATCTACTGCGACGCGTGCGGCACGGTGCCCGTCCCGGAGAAGGACCTGCCGGTCGTGCTGCCGTACGTCGAGAACTACAAGCCCGACGAGAGCGGCATCAGTCCGCTCGCGCGCGATGAATCCTGGTACCGCGTACCGTGTCCGGAGTGCGGCGGACAGGCGCGCCGGGAGACGGACGTCAGCGACACGTTCCTGGACAGTGCGTGGTATTTCCTGCGCTATCCGTCGGCAAACCGCGATGATGTTGCGTTCGATGCGAAGCTGACGGAGAAGTGGCTGCCCGTGAACATGTACATCGGGGGCGAAGAGCACGCGGTGCTGCACCTGCTGTACTCGCGCTTCGTCACGATGGCACTGCACGACAAGGGGCTGATCCCCTTCGAGGAGCCGTTCACGACGTTCCGCAAGCACGGGCTGCTGATCAAGGAAGGCTCCAAGATGTCCAAGAGCCGCGGCAACGTCGTCATTCCCGACCGCTACCTGGAAGAGTGGGGCGCGGACGCGTTCCGCACGTACCTGATGTTCCTCGGCCCGTACCAGGAAGGCGGCGACTTCCGGGATCTCGGACTGCAGGGGCCCTACGGGTTCCTGAGCAGACTGTATGACACCGTCGTTCCGGCATCGGCACTCGGCGAGCAGCAGCCGTCCGGGTCCATCGAACAGAAGCTGCACGCGACCATTCGCAAGGTCACCGAAGACATCGGTGCCCTGCGCTACAACACGGCGATCGCAGCAATGATGGAATACCTGAACGCCGTGCGCGAAGGCGGCCGCGCCGCGAATCGCGCGGAGGTCGAACCGCTCGTCGCGCTCGTCGCACCCTTCGCGCCGCACCTGGCCGAGGAGCTGTGGCAGGAGCTCGGCCATGCGACGTCGCTCTTCGAGGAGCCGTCATGGCCGTCGTTCGATCCGGACAAGGCGACCAGCGACGAGGTCGAGCTCGTCGTGCAGATCAACGGCAAGGTGCGCGCGCGCATCGGAGTCACTCGCGGCATCGGCGAGGATGAGGCGCTCTCGGTTGCGCACGGTGACGAGAACGTTGCGCGTCACCTGGCGGACCGCACCACGCGCAAGGTGATCTACGTGCAGGACCGGCTGCTGAATATCGTGGTGAGCTGACGTGGTATGACGCGCCTGCACGCGGCAAGATTCCGTCACACGCTGCGTCAGGGCACGGCGGTTGCACTGCTCACGGCCAGCGTCCGGCAACAGGTCGGACGGCATCACTGCAGCACCGGAGGCAACATGGCCGATCGCAAAGACCTGCACCGTGAGGGCACCGAGAACCGCGTCGAGGGCGCGGCAGAGGAACTCGAGGGCAAGATCCGCGGTGGTGTCGGCGACGCACTCGATGATCGCGACGAGCACATCAAGGGTCGCGCGAAGGAGATGAAGGGCAAGATCAAGAAGAAGTTCGGCGAGGCGCAGCAGGACGTTGCTGACCGCGACCGGAACCGCAATCCCTGATCTCCGTCCGACGTGAACCAACGACACCGCCGCATGTGCCCCACGCGCGTGCGGCGGTGTCGATTTTTATCCCGCGAGAACGCTTCCCTCCAGAGCGGAATTCACTATGTTTCGACGCGTCCGGCGGCAGCAGAAATCGGTGTCGCGCGGGGTTGACGGCCCCCTCTGCGGGAATTAGCTTTCTGTTCTGTCAACGACGCGGGGTGGAGCAGTCTGGTAGCTCGCCGGGCTCATAACCCGGAGGTCGCGGGTTCAAATCCCGCCCCCGCTATACCCGCGCCGCACGTCGACGCGGGTTTTCTTTCGCAGCGTGGCGACGCGCGCGCGGAAGGACATCGCAGGCCGACCGGAGTACTGGTGGCTTCGACTGGCTGAATGACAGTTCGGGTGGGCAGACGGCCAGGTAGCTCAGTTGCCTTCGGCGACTTCGCAGATGGAACCGGAGTACTGGTGGCTTCGACTGGCTGAATGACAGTTTCGGGTGGGCAGACGGCCAGGTAGCTCAGTTGGTAGAGCACACGACTGAAAATCGTGGTGTCGGCAGTTCGATTCTGCCCCTGGCCATGCGGCAGTAACCGGTCGGACGCGGGAACCGGACGCCCGTAGCTCAATTGGTAGAGCACCGGTCTCCAAAACCGGGGGTTGCAGGTTCGAGTCCTGCCGGGCGTGCTCTTGAAAGATTCGGTTGGTAACAGGCCCCCATCGTCTAGTGGCCTAGGACATCTGGTTCTCAGCCAGAAAACCGGGGTTCGATTCCCCGTGGGGGTATTGGGAGGCTGCCTGAGGGCAGCGCAGGACTCGGCTCGCGTAGCTCAGTTGGTAGAGCACTTCCTTGGTAAGGAAGAGGCCACGGGTTCGAGTCCCGTCGCGAGCTCCATGCGGCAGGCCCCCATCGTCTAACGGTTAGGACACCAGTCTTTCAAGCTGGGAACCGGGGTTCGATTCCCCGTGGGGGCGTCCTGGATCGAGGTGGTCTGGAAGGTGGCTCCGGTCACCAGTCGTGAAATGGAAGTTGTTGTTGCGGGCG harbors:
- a CDS encoding aminopeptidase; the protein is MRRRFIFSLAAVAAIAAASLTCSPVYVLRAGYEEARILSRRRPISDVIQDADTRDVTRDKLRLVLRARNYAARVLDLDAGDSFTTYSWVDSDTLLLVLSAARKDRFEPYTWWFPIVGRVPYKGYFDFEEAHEQARRLDARGYDTHVRPSAAFSTLGWFNDPVLNTVLRYGDIDLAQTVIHELTHNTIYIGGQAGFNESFATFVGDRGAAAFFCDLEGPDSEPCRVATDAWHDTMRFGAFLQQLVDRLEALYAQELPLDTVLVRRSAIYQQAQEQWQRTHVPALRTGAFAGYFDRPLNNAVLIGARLYYQRLDLFEAVYQHYGRDLRQAARAIEDAARSREDDPFAAVEALLAAPGGVP
- the leuS gene encoding leucine--tRNA ligase — its product is MTTEARTGYQPAEIEQKWQAHWAERGTNSLTDERLRTAERPFYNLMMFPYPSAEGLHVGNMYAFTGADIYGRWKRLLGEDVFEPIGFDAFGIHSENFALKQGTHPMELIPSNIRNFTRQLQRIGAMYDWNHTVDTTAPEYYRWTQWIFLQLYEMGLAEKKEAPVNWCPSCKTVLANEQVIAGACERCGTPVETRTLSQWFFRITKFAQRLLDNLSWIDWSETTKKAQENWIGRSEGALVHFPVARAKVAEDRHAAAELQPDRNRISVFTTRPDTIFGATFMVLAPEHPLVERLTSDAQRAEVEAYRAHAGSLDLVSRRKADEKEKTGVFTGGHCINPATGKEIPVWIADYVLMEYGTGAIMAVPGHDERDFEFATKFELPIVRVVAARESDAGVPLEEAYVDDGVLVNSGDFDGMDVQRAKQAVTAWLAERQVAEARVQYRLHDWCISRQRYWGPPIPIIYCDACGTVPVPEKDLPVVLPYVENYKPDESGISPLARDESWYRVPCPECGGQARRETDVSDTFLDSAWYFLRYPSANRDDVAFDAKLTEKWLPVNMYIGGEEHAVLHLLYSRFVTMALHDKGLIPFEEPFTTFRKHGLLIKEGSKMSKSRGNVVIPDRYLEEWGADAFRTYLMFLGPYQEGGDFRDLGLQGPYGFLSRLYDTVVPASALGEQQPSGSIEQKLHATIRKVTEDIGALRYNTAIAAMMEYLNAVREGGRAANRAEVEPLVALVAPFAPHLAEELWQELGHATSLFEEPSWPSFDPDKATSDEVELVVQINGKVRARIGVTRGIGEDEALSVAHGDENVARHLADRTTRKVIYVQDRLLNIVVS
- a CDS encoding CsbD family protein, translating into MADRKDLHREGTENRVEGAAEELEGKIRGGVGDALDDRDEHIKGRAKEMKGKIKKKFGEAQQDVADRDRNRNP